The genomic window AAATCCAACCCATAAGGCTATCGGCGGATCCGGAGCGCGCCAGGGAAACGTTTCGCGCGGCCATTGCATTGCTCAATCAAAGCGAGCCATCTGCTAACCACGGCTGCGAATATTGCTCGTGGTTTCTTAAAAAAACATGAGCGCGGCTTGTCCCCGGAGATGCTGGCGGTGTTTGAGACGGGGGTTAAATACCACCTGATCCATGCTCTTGCCCTGTTGATTATAGCCTGGATTGCTGCCCAATATCCCTATCTCTTAATCCGTTTATCTGGATGGCTGTTTTTTGCGGGAGTCTTGATTTTTTCGGCAAGCCTTTATCTTCTGGCAACCACCGGCGTCAAGGCTTGGGGAGCGGTCACCCCAATCGGCGGCCTTCTGCTTTTGGCAGGCTGGCTCTCTTTGGCCATAGGAATCGCCAAGGGATGAATCTGATGGACAATCTACCCGCCCAATATCATCCAGAGCCTGAGGTTATTGAACCTGAAGTTGTCGGCTATGAGAAAAAACCATCCTGGTGGACGCGGTTTAAGTCCCGGGCGTTGCTTAGCCTAATGATTGGGATTGCTGGTCTTATTTTGAGCGCCGTTGGCGCCTTGTTGACCATTTCCATCATCGGAGCCGCCATCGGTATTCCGCTTTTACTGCTTGGAATCGGAGCCATTGTCATGGCCGGGTATTTATTCCTTGGCGGTGGTAATTTTAGGGTAATCAGTCTTAGGAGCCGCTAATGAGTACGCATGCGCCGGCAAAAATCAAGCGTTGCCCCTGGCCAGCGAATGACGAGCTTATGTTGCGTTACCACGACCAGGAGTGGGGCGTGCCAGTTTATGAGGACCGGAAAATTTTCGAATATTTAATTTTGGAGGCGTTCCAGGCCGGGCTCTCTTGGAAAACAGTGCTCTACAAGCGGCAAAATTTCCGTAAGGCATTCGCTAATTTTGATTTCAACAAAGTGGCGCGCTTTACGGCGCGCGAAGAGGCGCGGCTGGTCCAAGACGCGGGCATCATCCGCAACCGGGCTAAAATCAGCGCCGCCATTCATAATGCAAGCCGCTTTATCGAAGTACGCAAGGAATTCGGCGCGTTTTCCAAATACATGTGGTCTTGGGTCAAAGAAAATACCATTGTCCACAAATTGCGCACGCTCAAAGATTATCCCGTCAGCATCCCTGAGGCCCAGACCTGGGCCAAGGATATGAAGGCGAGAGGATTCAAATTTTTAGGGCCGACGGTCGTGTATGCCCACATGCAGGCCGTGGGCATGGTCAATGACCACACCGTGGATTGTTTCCGGCGGAACTCGAACGTATGACTGCCAAATACATCAAGATGATCCGGGGTATGAAGAAAGGCCGCAAGCGGGAGTGGTCGGTCTATGTTCTTCGTTGCGGGGACGGCACGCTTTACACGGGAATCGCCAAGGACGTGGACGCACGCATCAAACAGCACGGCAAAGGCAAAGGGGCCGCTTACACGCGCACCCATTTACCGGTGGAGCTGGTTTACAGGGAAAATAGCCTGACCCGGTCCCAGGCTTTGATTCGAGAGGCTAAGATCAAGAGGCTGCCGCGGCCCAAGAAGAAAGAGCTTGTCGCCTATACGGGCTACGCGCCAGAGAAATGACGATTAAAGATTTCCAAGCCGAGCAGAACAAAACGCTGAATTCCCCGCGAAGATCATACGGCCTTTTAGCCAAGATGTTGTTTATAGGTATGGATATTGTTTACGGCCGAACCCGGACGCTTTCTAAATTCAAAGTGCTTGAGGTCATCGCGCGCGTTCCCTATCAATCCTGGGAGCATGTGGCCTACATCGCCATGACCCATACCTACGGCACGCCCGGCTTTGCCCGTCGCATCTTTGAATTCGTCAAGGAATCGCGCGACCAGCAGGATAACGAGCAGTGGCACCTGTTGATCCTGGAAGAGATAACGCAGAAAAAAGGCATCCGCGAGAATTTCTTTCTCTACCGCCTCTTGCCCCAGTTTATCGCTTTCTTTTACTACCACGTAAGCTGGCTGCTCTACGTGATGAAGCCGGCCTGGAGCTATTCACTTAACGCGGACTTTGAGGACCACGCCGAACATGAATACATGGAGTTCGTAAAAGAGA from Elusimicrobiota bacterium includes these protein-coding regions:
- a CDS encoding DUF423 domain-containing protein — protein: MLAVFETGVKYHLIHALALLIIAWIAAQYPYLLIRLSGWLFFAGVLIFSASLYLLATTGVKAWGAVTPIGGLLLLAGWLSLAIGIAKG
- a CDS encoding DNA-3-methyladenine glycosylase I, with the translated sequence MSTHAPAKIKRCPWPANDELMLRYHDQEWGVPVYEDRKIFEYLILEAFQAGLSWKTVLYKRQNFRKAFANFDFNKVARFTAREEARLVQDAGIIRNRAKISAAIHNASRFIEVRKEFGAFSKYMWSWVKENTIVHKLRTLKDYPVSIPEAQTWAKDMKARGFKFLGPTVVYAHMQAVGMVNDHTVDCFRRNSNV
- a CDS encoding GIY-YIG nuclease family protein, with the translated sequence MKKGRKREWSVYVLRCGDGTLYTGIAKDVDARIKQHGKGKGAAYTRTHLPVELVYRENSLTRSQALIREAKIKRLPRPKKKELVAYTGYAPEK